In Bactrocera neohumeralis isolate Rockhampton chromosome 5, APGP_CSIRO_Bneo_wtdbg2-racon-allhic-juicebox.fasta_v2, whole genome shotgun sequence, the genomic window TACGATAAAGAAACGCGCCGAGTTGTTTTTGCTAAAAGAACACGCTTCAATATCGTTCTGAGTATTCAAGTTAAAAAACAATACCTTAATACGAAATATGTTGCAGAGAATAAAACAGTTTAGTTTACTTAACTGTTCATGGTACAGTATCTGTCAGAAGAATGAAACTTGGAAAGTATTCGCTGATACTCTCAAGGATGTTGGTACAGTGGAAATAGATAAATGAAACTCGATAATAATCAATtgcatagaaataaaattaagtatcACCGAAagatatattgaaatatacttaaatatctGAAAGTTACCGTAATCAACAACAAAACTTGTCTGTCTTGAATGTAAGCAACAATGGTTTTTGTTTCTGTCCCAGCTATTAGAATGACTATGAGTGAAAAAGAGAACTGATCTCACAAAGAGGCAGTAACGAGCAGTACAAAAAGTATGAAAACtagcaccaaaaaaaaaaaaaaaaaaaaaaaaaaaaaaaaaaaaaaaaaaatcaaggcaGAGTTCGGAAACCAATCCAAATTATCAATTGGAAACTAATcaatggaaatttaaaaaaaaattgtttaactaatgcatacaaacacattaaCCTATGAATTAATTATTACATTCAATTGATCAAGGTTTGCACGTATAGTGTGCATGCATCCgtggaaaaaaaattgggaaaaaaacttcctttaataataataaacacacATAAACTCGTTTTTCTACGTCTgaacttttgatatttttcgaGTACTATAGAGTATtctaataacatttaatatttgttcCATCACGAATATCCACCAAAACTCCCGATATGAATAAAATCAGAGAAGAGACCAGAAGCTCGTTATTCACACCCTTTAATTGCGTTATACagtaaatttagtttattattattaaaaaatataaaagggacagcaaaaaattacttaaaaaaatatataataatttttttacaaatacttACTGGACgcaaagaaaataacaaaatgatGGATGGCCCTTCTTTTCAATTCTTTACTTATACTTTCAGGGAAAATTTTTCCTCACACTAATTGTTTCTCATGCTGATAGAAATCCATTATTTTCTCCAAAGCTTAAAACTTCTTACTCAttacgaaatttttatatttcacaaattaTTCGCCAGAACTAAAGAAACTATGGTACAAATTAGGACCAACTGATATTACTATTTGATCATGCCTGCCTTCTAAATAACAATGTAAGTAATGTAAAAATTAGAATGTACATCGCCGAATCCGTCATCACAAATATTCCCAACGAATTCTAAGAAGTGGCAGGGCGCTATTGAAGTTATGTGATCCCTATCGACATAAATGGATCCAAGGGACTCGAGCCTGCATCGCAAAACcagcaatttgcacaagaagccATACTCATATCGGGTAGGAGTTTCTTGAGCTTGCAGCGGTTGATCATATCTTTAAGCCTTGCTTGGTTGTAAACTCCCAAAAGCAGCCTAAGATGGTGCATACCTATTGCTTGCTGCCAGAATCGCCTTAGAAGCCGACTCGTTGCCGGTTATCCCTCTTTGTAACATCGTCTCTTAGAAGATAGGCCAGTGGTGTTTCCTCCCCTTATGCCTTCAGTTGTTGAGACGAAATTATCCGCCCTTTACCATACCCCTATACCATCATGAGCATCAGGGTACGCTTAGCAGTCTACCTGATCACTAGATGAAGCGGTGTGAGCTTCAGCATGCCCCAGACGCGCAGACGCAAGTAAGTTTTGTTGCATCGACAGTTGAAAATCTACCGAAGTCTGCGATGCCTTCGATGCACAAACCACCGCTCCATATTTGCCAATCTTACACatcgataaaaattttacagaagagtAACAACGTTTCATTTAAAAACGTTATATTAAGaactacaaacatatgtacatatatctaagaCAAATAGTAGAtatcttgaaaaattttcatatttacagGACAAACAAGAGTGTTTCCCAAAAACTTACCTTAAgcaatgttaaaattttttgtgacaAATCATAGTCGAAGTTTGAATACTTCGAGCCACTCATATCATATATGAAGATTAGACCCGCCCTCTGAGTTTCTGTGTCTTGCAGTGCGCAATCGAGTTGATATACGATACCCTGCAATGTTATTGTATGCGTAACACTAAGAGGACTGTGTTTGTTTGCTGTGAAAAGTGCAATCGCTGCTCCGTTAGCATCACGTGAAGGCTGAAGGAAGAAAATTTGCgtttttgtgaaattaatttatttaaaaaaattatgagtaATCACTAACCAATATCGTGAATTTTCCAGTTTTTAACTCTGAATACAGCGGTTCTAAATCTGGATTTATGTTGTACAAGCCTTCTCGTAGCCGAATTTGTTCATGTTGTTCATAAAGTGATACAGCTCTATGTACATCAAATTTTCGTGCGTAGAGAAATTTTATCGCCGTTGTACATGATATATTTCGTCTAACACTTGATGAGGATCCATTACAATgttcaataaattgtttgacagcctaaaaaattaaaaataaattgttttatagtCAAATCAAAGAACCGGTCATACATgtcaaaaaagtatatttacaatttaaaaatttgaaagaaattaaaaagagtAATCAATGCTATACTATTCATTTGAGATCatgaatatattattaaattatattatgaatataattttagatTTCTATATTAAATCATTTAAACGAACAACTTCTCGAttgacaaatttaaaaaaaactctgGGGACTGACCCAGTCACTCTAAAATGCCATACATCTTAAGAGGATGCTCTCTTCTAAACGGCCGCCATCTGAACAGCAGAGACTCAATGCTAAGTTCTAATACGCTATTGTGCTCAGTagttaatgtattttaatttttaattttttcataactgTAATCTCTGTACTACTGTTACaacaagatatgtatatactgttacaacaagaaaaaaagataaTGTAATACGATTTGGTAACACAAAAACATTACCACGTTACAAAcagcatatagtatgtatatacatatatacatttgaagTGGTATTTAAATTTGTAGGCTCTCGGTGGGTAGCAGGAGAAGCAAAATCGGCGTGCCTACACACAGTGAATTCTGTCAAGATAAACAGCAACCAATTCCAATGAACTGATATGATATAAGCTGTTTGTTGCTGACCAGGCCTCGGTGACGtatcgaaataaaaataccgtCATTACTTTATTGCCGGCGCTAATCAGAATAGTTTCCTCTTGAGTCATTCTGTTGGCctctgcatatatatatgtatatgtacgtatatatcaCTTTTATTGATGATAGCCTaacgcatatatatgtatataatatgaatGTAAGTATGAGAAGCGTGGCTCGAGCAATTGCAATAATTTACTCTCCGTGGAAAGTGATGTTCTTGATTGtagtttaattaattcaaattaagcTACGGCACTCGAATTGGGTACGTAGATTTCCGAAGGGAAACCGAAAGGTGTCCAATGGTACATTGAGAAAATGTATTACTATCCGTCCTTAGACAAGTTGCAAAAGATGATATTCGCActtctattttctttttaagtaaataaatgttttactaACTTCcgtgttataaaattaataatcttggtttcgaaaaacttttttgtttttactttttacaaaacACATCTATGAGCCACATTACAATGAAAGAATTAACTGCACCTTtgtttttttctagatgaattgaaattaatatcagCTGTTATCCTATTAGAAATCAGAAAAGGGATGGCGAAacataatgaaaacaaaaaagaagatagaaaatgaaaagcaaaattCAGCAATCTCACATTTGTGTATACAAATACGCGTAAGACCACTTGTAAACATACAACATACACACGTGCAAGTGCAATTAATTTATCCTTATTCCAATCACACTAATTCCAAAACAATTTGTAAGAACAATATCTACACCAAGTACATCAATTTCTACATTTAAATCCACATAGgtacataaaatattcaaatgcccatattcattataatattaaataccaCCATATTTCCATTCAATTTTGACGATATGTGGTGGAATTTCAAACTGATAATCAGAGAACTTAAATCTACTGatacagcaaatttaaatttccatcTATACAAGTTTGGTGGAGATATAACGATTTGtcacagttttttatttaaattgcacTTTCACTAGCAGgatatttgttattatatattAGTTCATATATTTTGAAACGTAAAAAATGTAATTGGAAGAGgaattttacttacaaaatttaCATCTTCCGACGCCATTTTGAGTGAGTGTAATTCTGACATGACTCCGGTTCTTCTAATCTCGCTTTGTAGCCCAAACAGGGTTGCTCCCAcaaatgtttaattttattttaagtatttttctaacaaattcgTAAATTATGTGTTCACTTATCATATTTCGTATCtgctttacatatatttattggtTGATGGTGTACTTTATGGCTatggtttatttttaacacaaaaccAATTGACTGTTGATAAACTTGTAACTTTCTCTGAAAACGCACAATAAGAACATCAATTGAAAGCaaacatcaacaaaaacaatcaaTGCCTGAATCTATTACATTTTTTCAGTCTTCGAAGCATttccagagaacgtataatatattatacgttctctgcattACCTTTAATGAATCACCATTGTGGCTAATGTTGCCACTTAGttcaaatttttgtgaattctgAGAAAATATTGAATAGGGAATATACGACATGTAGATTttagcatcagcagcgtcacaagtccaaatttgtagaagaacacacaacaacaatattttcattcatgaacgcaagcacacttttttttctttaatttttctttaataagcTTTTATCACACACAATTACTATTAATGCCGTAACTTAGTTATCTCGAAAGTAGCGGTAACGTTAGTTTCTGTTTTGACTTAAATTTCCATAACCACTATAAAATATCCTTTCCGTTACGAAAATCCGGCAGGGCGTCTTTATCGTATCAGGTGGCAATCACTATATCTGTTCCCtcgtactttattttttattatagtgtCGTTCGTATctaagtgaaaattaaaaacacttttcagtaattaaaacttatgaaaagtatatatacatttgaatTTTAGGAATAAAGTAGTTCATATAGTGAAAAATTGAGGAAatccattatttgtttttgttatcatAAGAAGCAGACCACCAATTGGGCTGTGGTCTAAGAAGTAGGAACTTACTTatactaatattttatattcaagcCTTAGAAATCCTCTATCAAGATATCGAacgttttcttttattaaagcTACAAGAATAGCGCAGGTTTAAGTATTTAATATGAGCGGCGGTGGAGTTGGGAGTGACTCTGCTGCGCCAACTGGTCCGCGAGTGGTACATATTTACAAGACGGAAACTGGTAATTacggcaaaaaattaaataactttgaCTTTATTTTATTCTGAATCGAAGTTAGCAGTTGCCTTACGGTTTTAAGtgcaatacacacacacacacctaatgtattgattttttaatataaggtTTTGGTTTCAATGTACGTGGACAAGTTTCTGAAGGTGGGCAACTTCGTTCGATAAATGGGGAATTGTATGCTCCCTTGCAGCATGTAAGTGCTGTTCTGGAAAATGGGGCGGCAGAGAAGGCTGGAATAAAAAAAGGAGATCGTATTCTCGAGGTGTAAGTATTCATGATGATTAATAGAAGCTTAATAACAATTTATACATGAACCtatgcataaattaatttttattcgacTCTATGGCTATGTGTATACGATTTTATTTAActgtaacaaataaattttttggactGGTAATAGCGTAATTAGGggtaaataatttacaatacaATGATTTGCTTTATTACACCCACTTGATGTATTCGCATATGATAAACTAATTAACTACTCAAACTTTAACAGACTAGACAAAtgcaataatttatatatataacctttttacattgtgaaataaattaatgGACAGTGAGATAAAAATAACACTCAATGAAATTGGATAACTTATCATACATAGcgaacaattaatttttaccgGTCTGATCAATCTCTAgcacaaaacaatttaaattgtaTTGATTTCAATTTGAAATCAAGTCAACACCCACTAAAAaatttacatgcatatatgcataaatatatgtgtatgtatagtatattgaGATAGTAAGATTTATTGCCTCTTACCACGAAATTGTTCATAATTTGAGATGAATATAGGGAGAAGCTTATCAGTtattcataaacaaaaacataatatgtttataatagTCGCTACAGATAAGACGtgcaaatgtattaaattttgtatttatttttaattgcaagCACTTATTCTTAGGTATGCATCCcaattatttaagtatttgtGAGATAATACGAAAACGGAACAATATCAATTTTCAACCCAACAGTAGTTTATATTAAATCAGACATTGAATATTGGAAATTTAACTTACTATCAAAAAGATGTTTGAAAAGCGTGTCGCAACTGAAATGATATCTATGTAGCATAAAATAGGCCATAGAAATAACAATATACTTATAATAACTACACTATTTACATAAATCACCACCAACCGTTTATAATAGCCGATTAAATCCATCATTATATCCTTAAAAAGTCTTTTAGCCCTTGCTGTGTTAGCATTTTTCAGGAAAACACCTGAAaggcaaataaaagcaaatatgtacGAAGGAATTCGAAATGATTCCTAGTactatataaaagaaatcattattatttttcaggaaTGGTGTTAGCGTAGAAGGAGCTACTCACAAACAAGTCGTTGATTTGATTAAGTCGGGAGGAGATTGCTTAACTTTAACGGTAATTTCGGTGACACAGCAAGTGAGTAATAcacaaaattatacatattatgcaGTTTTGATTTGATATATAATTTGTCTTAAAGGAAGCGGAGAGACTTGAACCTCAAGAAGATCAAAGTGGTTACTCTTATATTGACTATTCTGATAAACGTTCGTTACCCATTAGGTAATTTAAgagtatatattaataattcaaCCTTTTAGAATTATTCCCGTTTTTAGTATTCCAGATTATAGTATTGTGAATCGCAATGGAGAGCGCTACATTGTATTCAATATTCACATGGCCGGGCGTCAGCTGTGCTCCCGTCGTTATCGAGAGTTTGCGAATCTTCACTCAATACTGCGGAAAGAATTCGCCGGATTTAATTTTCCTAAGCTTCCAGGAAAATGGCCATTCCAATTAAGTGAGCAGCAATTGGATACACGTCGGAGAGGTCTTGAGCAGTATTTGGAAAAGGTATGCGCAGTGCGTGTTATCGCTGAAAGTGATGCTGTTCAAGATTTTCTCACTGACTCTGAAGATGATATATCCGCTTCTCCAGTGGATATCAAAGTAATGCTGCCTGATCATGAAGTATCGACTGTCTCTGTCCGAAAATCTGCTAACGCGCAGGCTGTATGGGAGCTTCTGGTCCAACGTGCCAATCTTACATCATATACACAGCaatatttttacctttttgagattgttgaatataattttgaaagaaaactgCAGCCACATGAAATTCCACATCAGCTGTACGTGCAAAATTACAGCACTGCATCAAGCACTTGTCTTTGCGTACGCCGGTGGTTGTTTTCAGTGAATCGGGAACTTGGCCTACCGGATGGTGAACAagcagcaaaatttattttctaccAGGTAAACAAGctttaaaatattccaaattagTGGTGGTAATTTGTTATATCGTAGGCAATCGATGAAGTTAATCGTGGGTATATACGTGCCGAAGGTCGCCTTTACGAGTTAAAAGCCTTGCAAGATGCTAAGAAAGCATCAGAGTATTTGGCATTGGCACGCACACTACCTGGCTATGGTGATGTTGTATTTCCGCATTGTGCCTGTGATAGCCGCAAGGAAGGGCATGTTATACCAGCTGTTGGTAAGTAAATATAGCTTTTAAttcgtaaataaattaataatgctACGTTTAGAacagtatattttttatatctcaaTGAGCATGAATATATGCtttcatttaaataacaaattctagaaaacaagtaaggaggggCTAAGCAgtttaaccgaacatttcatactcttgcaacttgcaagggcTAAAGCCGGGGTTATGTTTCAgctacataaggcttgttaatTAAATGGGGTTTAGgacgagttttcacccgattttattcattctaagcacaaatatgcaccgctctctcaattttattaagataagtCACCTGGGGATTCGAAAATCTCTAGATTAGTTATATGAGGgttcacaaaaatattatctCGATTGAAcgcatttttgatacacagagataTTATTATCAGATAAATATTCTCtcagaatttcaattgtataccccatacattgaccgatattttcgatcaaaattgAACTATAGATAttgaggtccacatattcggtacccaggggcttgaacagtttttgttggatttgaacaatttttggtcataaaatgCCATACTTcgtgtaaagttttatcccgttatataaATTGCTTCTTGGTTTATAcatgaaaaaatgaaataatcaagtggaatttaaaattatgttgtaTGGAAAGTAGGTGTGATTTCACTCATAGTCACCCTGTTAGATAGGAATGTCAGTAAAATGTCATATATcgaatttagttgaaatcagTCGAGCGGATCTCGAGATACATATGtgtttcaccaaaaagtaggcggtgGCAAGGCTATCGTCCAATTTTAACCCTGGCTCCAATAAAGCCCTGTCATACCATTAtgatggtaaaatttaatgtctttgcTATATTTAGcagtttagtagtttttaacagtaccgttatatgggcgCGAGCCTGATTATCATCCGGTTTTATTAATTCTCATACTGTCGGTAggaattcttataatatttgcgctaggtaaatttgttttttttttagcttaagtTATGCGGATTTCAACTTGTCTCTtcatcctgataatttatatagtatgtacgcTAAGGTGATACacacaaccgttaggtgaacaaaaccattATACTCAGTAGCAACATAttggaagagtataaaaacaaataaaactaaaacaactCTTGTGTGCTTAATTTTGTACATACCTTTCAGAAAAGAGCTAATTTCTAGTATTAATCCCTAACCATTTACTCCCTAAAATActtttcaccagatttggcaTACTTTCCaccaaattttgtatacataaaCTTGGAAAGCTATGCCATTCCCGCTGTACCCGTTGCCAAAACTCGTG contains:
- the LOC126758121 gene encoding sorting nexin-27 isoform X2, yielding MSGGGVGSDSAAPTGPRVVHIYKTETGFGFNVRGQVSEGGQLRSINGELYAPLQHVSAVLENGAAEKAGIKKGDRILEVNGVSVEGATHKQVVDLIKSGGDCLTLTVISVTQQEAERLEPQEDQSGYSYIDYSDKRSLPISIPDYSIVNRNGERYIVFNIHMAGRQLCSRRYREFANLHSILRKEFAGFNFPKLPGKWPFQLSEQQLDTRRRGLEQYLEKVCAVRVIAESDAVQDFLTDSEDDISASPVDIKVMLPDHEVSTVSVRKSANAQAVWELLVQRANLTSYTQQYFYLFEIVEYNFERKLQPHEIPHQLYVQNYSTASSTCLCVRRWLFSVNRELGLPDGEQAAKFIFYQAIDEVNRGYIRAEGRLYELKALQDAKKASEYLALARTLPGYGDVVFPHCACDSRKEGHVIPAVGIKSFRLHACREDGSMEAQMVELTWESITRWESDEESMSFCFQYNRPDKPARWVKVYTPYHSFLADCFDRIVEERKWEDTGD
- the LOC126758121 gene encoding sorting nexin-27 isoform X1; amino-acid sequence: MSLLKNGNKNSRVLEFLKSVRLRTNAASRSFGFNVRGQVSEGGQLRSINGELYAPLQHVSAVLENGAAEKAGIKKGDRILEVNGVSVEGATHKQVVDLIKSGGDCLTLTVISVTQQEAERLEPQEDQSGYSYIDYSDKRSLPISIPDYSIVNRNGERYIVFNIHMAGRQLCSRRYREFANLHSILRKEFAGFNFPKLPGKWPFQLSEQQLDTRRRGLEQYLEKVCAVRVIAESDAVQDFLTDSEDDISASPVDIKVMLPDHEVSTVSVRKSANAQAVWELLVQRANLTSYTQQYFYLFEIVEYNFERKLQPHEIPHQLYVQNYSTASSTCLCVRRWLFSVNRELGLPDGEQAAKFIFYQAIDEVNRGYIRAEGRLYELKALQDAKKASEYLALARTLPGYGDVVFPHCACDSRKEGHVIPAVGIKSFRLHACREDGSMEAQMVELTWESITRWESDEESMSFCFQYNRPDKPARWVKVYTPYHSFLADCFDRIVEERKWEDTGD